The Nitratidesulfovibrio sp. SRB-5 genome includes a window with the following:
- a CDS encoding phage regulatory CII family protein, whose product MRRSVTSIIQNAVLGARRSKWVAQQIGKPYPTMMRELNPHDHSAKLGADTLLEIMRVTRDVAALEYMAQEMGYQLTPRQMETVGGKQS is encoded by the coding sequence ATGCGCAGAAGCGTGACCAGTATCATTCAAAACGCCGTGCTTGGCGCGCGGCGGTCCAAGTGGGTTGCCCAGCAGATCGGCAAGCCCTATCCCACCATGATGCGTGAACTGAACCCCCACGATCACAGCGCCAAGCTGGGTGCGGATACCCTGCTGGAAATCATGCGGGTGACCCGCGACGTGGCCGCGCTGGAGTACATGGCCCAGGAAATGGGCTATCAGCTCACCCCGCGCCAGATGGAGACGGTTGGCGGCAAACAGTCCTGA
- a CDS encoding succinate dehydrogenase/fumarate reductase iron-sulfur subunit produces MSDAEKTAPGASAATPESGSPPAPVAASSPQQARTLTVRVLRSGPGGANARFDDYRLSVRPEDSVLDVLDRIRVETDPTLVYRHSCHHSSCGTCAMRINGRERLACITRMLALGTDVVTLEPLRSLPVLGDLMVDMRPMFAHIEPDWGYVRPVEKASTGVPHGVARYTRLENCIECGACMSACPVSNGTDDMPPATAQGSQHSAHQPTRQAARQSAQDSDESAPADAMFIGPAPLAALNRELARHPERREELLHIGKGPHGERHCRRHMACSRACPSGVYPAKDIMDIRMMHGGGKD; encoded by the coding sequence ATGAGCGATGCCGAAAAGACCGCGCCCGGCGCATCCGCCGCCACGCCCGAATCAGGCTCCCCACCCGCCCCCGTGGCCGCTTCTTCGCCGCAACAGGCGCGCACGCTCACGGTGCGGGTACTGCGCAGCGGCCCCGGCGGGGCCAACGCCCGCTTCGATGACTACCGGCTGTCGGTACGGCCAGAAGATTCCGTGCTCGACGTGCTGGACCGCATCCGCGTGGAGACGGACCCCACGCTGGTCTACCGCCATTCGTGCCACCATTCCAGCTGCGGCACCTGCGCCATGCGCATCAACGGGCGCGAGCGGCTGGCCTGCATCACCCGCATGCTGGCCCTGGGCACCGACGTGGTGACCCTGGAACCCTTGCGTTCGCTGCCCGTGCTGGGCGACCTGATGGTGGACATGCGCCCCATGTTCGCCCACATCGAACCGGACTGGGGCTACGTGCGCCCGGTGGAAAAGGCCTCCACCGGTGTGCCGCACGGGGTGGCGCGCTACACCCGGCTGGAGAACTGTATCGAATGCGGGGCCTGCATGTCGGCCTGCCCGGTCAGCAACGGCACCGACGACATGCCCCCCGCCACGGCCCAGGGCTCGCAACACTCCGCCCACCAACCCACCCGGCAGGCCGCCCGCCAATCTGCGCAGGACTCGGACGAATCCGCGCCTGCCGACGCCATGTTCATCGGGCCCGCACCGCTGGCCGCGCTGAACCGCGAACTGGCCCGCCACCCCGAACGGCGCGAGGAACTGCTGCACATCGGCAAGGGGCCGCACGGCGAGCGCCACTGCCGCCGCCACATGGCGTGCAGCCGGGCCTGCCCCAGCGGAGTCTACCCGGCCAAGGACATCATGGACATCCGCATGATGCACGGGGGCGGCAAGGACTGA
- a CDS encoding YbaK/EbsC family protein: MVDASLSPSARRVQDWLDQAVREAGGDYSTPRFVVRELPDSTRTAQEAADAVGCTVAQIVKSLIFRGKQSGRGWLIVASGANRVDEKRAAVLAGEPLGRADVDFVRQATGYAIGGVPPVAHATPVGCLIDADLLDLPDIWAAAGTPHAVFPLTPGDLVRLTGGIVGPVRKE; this comes from the coding sequence ATGGTCGATGCATCCCTTTCCCCCAGCGCACGCCGCGTGCAGGACTGGCTGGACCAGGCCGTGCGCGAGGCTGGCGGCGACTACAGCACCCCGCGCTTCGTGGTGCGTGAACTGCCCGACTCCACCCGCACCGCCCAGGAAGCGGCGGATGCCGTGGGCTGCACCGTGGCCCAGATCGTCAAGTCGCTGATTTTCAGGGGCAAGCAGAGTGGGCGCGGCTGGCTCATCGTCGCCAGCGGAGCCAACCGGGTGGACGAAAAACGGGCTGCCGTGCTGGCGGGCGAACCGCTGGGCCGCGCCGACGTCGACTTCGTCCGCCAGGCCACCGGCTACGCCATCGGCGGCGTGCCCCCGGTGGCCCACGCCACTCCGGTGGGCTGCCTGATCGATGCGGACCTGCTGGACCTGCCCGACATCTGGGCGGCGGCAGGCACTCCGCACGCGGTGTTCCCCCTGACGCCTGGCGACCTTGTACGGCTGACCGGTGGCATCGTGGGCCCCGTGCGCAAGGAATAA
- a CDS encoding D-alanyl-D-alanine carboxypeptidase family protein, with translation MRMHSTVPGHTAQCPHHAAHRPAAHAAHATAPTAQTGLPDSKRLSGPAHWLGPARLSGIALLALAVAMLLAAPVAQASSHETLDVRSAMLLDMSTGRIIYEQNADEPIPPASLTKVLSMYVALDQVRAGKASLKDTVKVSRRAFSTGGSRMFLKQGETLTLDDLLEGMAVSSGNDASVATAEHIGGNVDNFVQMMNAKARALGMKNSVFRNPHGLPAAGQHTTARDMLALSRAYLAQYPEALRYHSTRYIKHNKVITTNKNPLLGNCEGADGLKTGWVFASGYNLISTVKRGKTRLLAVVLGAETTQARAQEVNRLVEAGFRSVAGGGKSVSTLLADMRPADYALNLHKTNSEAYAELRKTSKATKARKTSVAAAKASEDAKAAPAQKKSKKKKAAATAEKATSAKTAQKTAPKAAKAAASAAPKATKAKATAQAKQSERKAVAKADDQEPAPKASRKKSSSTKSTADKTPAPGKKAAPREVADKQG, from the coding sequence ATGCGCATGCACAGCACCGTTCCCGGCCATACGGCCCAATGCCCGCACCACGCAGCACACCGCCCGGCGGCCCATGCCGCCCACGCCACCGCACCGACCGCCCAAACCGGCCTGCCTGATTCGAAGCGCCTGTCTGGCCCGGCTCACTGGCTTGGCCCGGCTCGCCTGTCCGGCATTGCCCTTCTGGCGCTGGCGGTTGCCATGCTACTCGCAGCGCCTGTGGCGCAAGCCTCCAGCCACGAAACGCTCGACGTGCGCTCCGCCATGCTGCTGGACATGAGCACTGGCCGCATCATTTACGAACAGAACGCCGACGAGCCCATTCCCCCCGCATCGCTCACCAAGGTACTGTCCATGTACGTGGCGCTGGACCAGGTGCGCGCGGGCAAGGCATCGTTGAAGGACACGGTCAAGGTCAGCCGCCGCGCCTTCTCCACGGGTGGTTCGCGCATGTTCCTGAAACAGGGCGAAACCCTGACCCTGGACGATCTTCTGGAAGGCATGGCCGTTTCCTCGGGGAACGACGCCAGCGTCGCCACCGCCGAACACATCGGCGGCAACGTGGACAACTTCGTCCAGATGATGAACGCCAAGGCCCGGGCGCTGGGCATGAAGAACAGCGTGTTCCGCAACCCGCACGGCCTGCCCGCCGCCGGGCAGCACACCACCGCGCGCGACATGCTTGCCCTTTCCCGCGCCTACCTTGCCCAGTACCCGGAAGCCCTGCGCTACCATTCCACCCGGTACATCAAGCACAACAAGGTCATCACCACCAACAAGAACCCCCTGCTCGGCAACTGCGAAGGGGCAGACGGCCTCAAGACGGGTTGGGTGTTCGCCTCCGGCTACAACCTCATCTCCACGGTGAAGCGCGGCAAGACCCGGCTGCTGGCCGTGGTGCTGGGCGCGGAAACCACCCAGGCCCGCGCCCAGGAAGTGAACCGGCTGGTGGAGGCGGGCTTCCGCTCCGTGGCTGGTGGCGGCAAGAGCGTCTCCACGCTGCTGGCGGACATGAGGCCCGCCGACTACGCCCTGAACCTGCACAAGACCAACAGCGAGGCTTACGCCGAGTTGCGCAAGACCTCCAAGGCCACCAAGGCGCGCAAGACCTCCGTGGCTGCTGCCAAGGCCTCGGAAGACGCCAAGGCTGCCCCCGCGCAGAAGAAGTCAAAAAAGAAGAAGGCTGCCGCCACCGCGGAAAAGGCCACCTCCGCCAAGACGGCGCAAAAGACCGCCCCCAAGGCCGCCAAGGCTGCGGCGTCTGCCGCGCCCAAGGCAACCAAGGCCAAAGCCACGGCCCAGGCGAAGCAATCCGAGCGCAAGGCCGTGGCCAAGGCGGACGACCAGGAACCCGCCCCCAAGGCCTCCAGGAAAAAGTCTTCGTCTACCAAATCCACGGCGGACAAGACGCCCGCCCCCGGCAAAAAGGCCGCCCCGCGCGAGGTGGCCGACAAGCAGGGCTGA
- a CDS encoding LuxR C-terminal-related transcriptional regulator, whose amino-acid sequence MESGRNVFIAAHQPLMREGLKVLLRGLEGVRVCGEASDGRAALEGCERLGADLAVIECGLPLLDGVCVMRLLKRRHPSRRVLAIGGDDPAMLRPALEAGADGYLLPEASAEEVRMAVRALLAGGGWLSPWAAREVLRDRRSAAEAEPAERERDALALLTPREREVLHLVAEGYRNREIAGLLVVSDRTVEKHRANLFRKLSLHSQADARAWAEERGFALRPRPRGERSGFG is encoded by the coding sequence ATGGAAAGCGGGCGCAACGTGTTCATTGCCGCGCATCAGCCGTTGATGCGCGAAGGGCTGAAGGTGCTGCTGCGCGGGCTGGAAGGGGTGCGCGTGTGCGGCGAGGCGTCGGACGGGCGTGCCGCGCTGGAGGGGTGCGAACGGTTGGGCGCGGACCTGGCCGTCATTGAATGCGGGCTGCCCCTGTTGGACGGGGTGTGCGTGATGCGGCTGCTCAAGCGTCGCCATCCGTCCCGGCGGGTGCTGGCCATTGGCGGGGACGACCCGGCCATGCTGCGCCCCGCGCTGGAGGCGGGGGCCGACGGCTATCTGCTGCCGGAAGCCAGCGCCGAAGAGGTCCGGATGGCGGTGCGGGCGTTGCTGGCGGGCGGGGGCTGGCTGTCGCCGTGGGCCGCGCGCGAGGTGCTGCGCGACAGGCGTAGCGCCGCCGAGGCGGAACCGGCGGAGCGAGAGCGCGATGCCCTTGCCCTGCTGACCCCGCGCGAGCGCGAGGTGCTGCACTTGGTGGCCGAAGGGTATCGCAACCGCGAAATCGCCGGGCTGCTGGTGGTCAGCGACAGGACCGTGGAAAAACACCGCGCCAACCTGTTCCGCAAGCTTTCGCTGCATTCCCAGGCCGATGCCAGGGCATGGGCCGAGGAACGCGGCTTTGCCCTGCGGCCAAGGCCGCGTGGCGAGCGGTCGGGGTTTGGCTGA
- the queE gene encoding 7-carboxy-7-deazaguanine synthase: MGYRVKEIFHSLQGEGVHAGRAAVFCRFSGCNLWTGREQDRPDAACRFCDTDFTGTDGPGGGVFEDAQALAAAILAAFPYPLPPLDGGGWRPYVVFTGGEPALQLRPELLDALHAHGCLCGVETNGTLPLPAGLDWVTVSPKAGTRLAVTRGDELKLVWPQDGVDPADFAGLDFGHFILQPCDDAARGAGAQAGADHIAACVRHCLEHPRWRLGLQTHKYLGIR; this comes from the coding sequence ATGGGCTACCGGGTCAAGGAAATCTTTCACTCGCTGCAAGGCGAGGGCGTGCACGCCGGGCGCGCCGCCGTGTTTTGCCGCTTTTCCGGCTGCAACCTGTGGACCGGGCGCGAGCAGGACCGGCCCGATGCCGCGTGCCGCTTCTGTGATACCGATTTCACGGGCACCGACGGCCCCGGCGGGGGCGTGTTCGAAGATGCGCAGGCGCTGGCCGCCGCCATCCTTGCCGCCTTTCCGTACCCACTGCCCCCACTTGATGGGGGCGGCTGGCGGCCCTATGTGGTGTTCACCGGCGGCGAACCCGCACTGCAACTGAGGCCGGAACTGCTGGACGCCCTGCACGCGCACGGCTGTCTGTGCGGGGTGGAGACCAACGGCACCCTGCCCCTGCCCGCCGGACTGGATTGGGTGACCGTAAGCCCCAAGGCGGGCACCCGCCTTGCCGTGACGCGGGGCGACGAATTGAAGCTGGTCTGGCCGCAGGACGGGGTGGACCCCGCCGATTTCGCGGGGCTGGACTTCGGGCATTTCATCCTGCAGCCGTGCGACGACGCGGCACGCGGGGCAGGCGCACAAGCCGGTGCGGACCACATTGCCGCCTGCGTGCGCCACTGTCTGGAACATCCGCGCTGGCGGCTTGGGTTGCAGACGCACAAGTATCTGGGCATTCGCTAG
- a CDS encoding FAD-dependent oxidoreductase yields the protein MEHIAIIGGGGTAAALAHDLILRGFSVAIYERGEFFSGSTGRHHGLLHSGARYAVHDPEAARECIEENMILRRLVPQAMEQNEGLFVALDDEDMAYRQRLKDACAATGIPTRDYTPEQARRLEPGLTDTVLAAMQVPDATFDAWRLALPFLATARAGGATVHNFTEVVGIDVQGGAVRGLRLRTLTEDAHGARGREWSAPADMVVNAAGAWAGKVAALAGVHVPIQPGPGVLVAIEGRVTNMVINRMRKASEGDIIVPQRRLSVLGTSMWLTDDPDHLDIPPEHVQRMVRLCSEMVPACADAPIRSAWSAARPLIGNADAARPQEISRTFDCYDHGTRDNVSGLLSIIGGKGMTLRAMAEKTADIISRLTGRDAPCRTRETPLLPARAFYRS from the coding sequence ATGGAACACATCGCCATCATCGGCGGGGGCGGCACGGCCGCGGCCCTCGCACACGACCTGATTCTGCGCGGCTTTTCCGTGGCCATCTACGAGCGGGGCGAATTCTTCAGCGGGTCCACGGGCCGTCATCACGGACTGCTGCACAGCGGGGCCCGCTACGCGGTGCACGACCCCGAGGCCGCGCGCGAATGCATCGAGGAAAACATGATCCTGCGCCGTCTGGTGCCGCAGGCCATGGAGCAGAACGAAGGGCTGTTCGTGGCCCTGGACGACGAGGACATGGCCTACCGCCAGCGGCTGAAGGACGCCTGCGCCGCCACGGGCATCCCCACGCGCGACTACACGCCCGAGCAGGCCCGCAGGCTTGAACCCGGCCTGACCGACACGGTGCTGGCGGCCATGCAGGTGCCGGACGCAACATTCGACGCGTGGCGGCTGGCCCTGCCCTTTCTGGCCACGGCGCGGGCGGGCGGAGCCACAGTCCACAATTTCACCGAGGTCGTCGGCATCGACGTGCAGGGCGGCGCGGTGCGCGGGCTGCGCCTGCGCACCCTGACGGAAGACGCCCACGGCGCGCGGGGCCGCGAATGGTCCGCCCCCGCCGACATGGTGGTCAACGCCGCCGGTGCCTGGGCGGGCAAGGTGGCGGCGCTGGCGGGGGTGCACGTGCCCATCCAGCCGGGGCCGGGGGTGCTGGTGGCCATAGAGGGCCGGGTGACCAACATGGTCATCAACCGCATGCGCAAGGCCAGCGAAGGCGACATCATCGTGCCGCAGCGCCGCCTTTCGGTGCTGGGCACCTCCATGTGGCTCACCGACGACCCCGACCATCTGGACATTCCGCCGGAGCACGTGCAGCGCATGGTGCGCCTGTGCTCGGAAATGGTGCCCGCCTGCGCCGATGCGCCCATCCGTTCGGCCTGGTCCGCCGCGCGTCCGCTCATCGGCAATGCCGACGCCGCCCGTCCGCAGGAAATCAGCCGCACCTTCGACTGCTACGACCACGGCACGCGCGACAACGTGTCCGGCCTGCTGTCCATCATCGGCGGCAAGGGCATGACCCTGCGCGCCATGGCCGAAAAGACCGCCGACATCATCAGCCGGCTCACCGGGCGCGATGCGCCGTGCCGCACGCGCGAAACGCCCCTGCTGCCCGCGCGGGCCTTCTACAGGAGCTGA
- the queD gene encoding 6-carboxytetrahydropterin synthase QueD, with product MDIFVTLTFDAAHRLPCVPQGHKCGNLHGHTFTVEVHARGPVGGDTGWVMDFGDLKRLAKPVIDRLDHAYLNDIPGLENPTSECIARWLWRELKPGLPQLCRLVVRESPTSGAVYEGDAGAA from the coding sequence ATGGACATCTTCGTTACGCTTACCTTCGATGCGGCGCACCGGCTGCCGTGCGTGCCGCAGGGGCACAAGTGCGGCAACCTGCACGGCCACACCTTTACCGTGGAAGTGCACGCGCGCGGCCCCGTGGGCGGCGACACCGGCTGGGTGATGGATTTCGGCGACTTGAAAAGGCTGGCGAAGCCGGTCATAGACCGGCTGGACCACGCCTACCTTAACGACATCCCCGGGCTGGAGAACCCCACCAGCGAATGCATCGCCCGCTGGCTGTGGCGCGAACTGAAGCCCGGCCTGCCGCAGCTGTGCCGCCTGGTGGTGCGCGAAAGCCCCACTTCCGGCGCGGTGTACGAGGGGGACGCCGGGGCCGCGTAG
- a CDS encoding response regulator: protein MTHPLILIVEDSRASADELRTRIAERLGFSVVTAGTCAEAVRIMDEQGPNLFLAILDLTLPDAPDGEVVDHARTRKVPSLVFTSRLDDTTRRYILSKDVIDYIIKDEYAVDNVVRAVDRLHRNRTAKILVVDDSPSMRTFMKEELRRYMFQVYEASGGPTALRVLERNPDVMLVITDFMMPDMDGLELTRRIRERYPREALSIMGVSVHAERPLTVEFIKNGADDFITKPFLREELYCRVLQNVETVERARTLVELNDVKNRFLGMAAHDLRNPINGIRGFSRLLLDGVLGPLTDDQRSVLGTMHQASNEMLQLVNDLLDVTVIESGRLDLVLAPGDLAVLAAERLSFASLAAGAKNIRIDKQFTHAQCMFDPRRMAQVFDNLLSNAVKFTPPQTRISVAVRVEGTEAVFEVADEGPGILPEERERMFHSFEKLSARPTAGEASTGLGLTIVKRIVTAHGGRVWVESEPGNGAIFRVAVPLRVGAMSTAERALAAPSGER, encoded by the coding sequence ATGACGCATCCGCTCATCCTCATCGTCGAGGACAGCCGCGCCAGCGCGGACGAACTGCGCACCCGCATCGCCGAACGCCTCGGTTTTTCCGTGGTCACGGCGGGCACGTGCGCCGAGGCCGTTCGCATCATGGACGAGCAGGGTCCCAACCTGTTTCTCGCCATCCTCGACCTTACCCTGCCCGACGCCCCCGACGGCGAAGTGGTGGACCATGCACGCACCCGCAAGGTGCCGTCGCTGGTGTTCACCTCTCGTCTGGACGACACCACGCGCCGCTACATCCTTTCCAAGGATGTCATCGACTACATCATCAAGGACGAGTACGCCGTCGACAACGTGGTGCGCGCCGTGGACCGGCTGCACCGCAACCGCACGGCCAAGATCCTGGTGGTGGACGATTCGCCCTCCATGCGCACCTTCATGAAGGAAGAACTGCGCCGCTACATGTTCCAGGTGTACGAGGCCTCGGGCGGCCCCACGGCCCTGCGCGTGCTGGAGCGCAACCCGGACGTGATGCTGGTGATCACCGATTTCATGATGCCCGACATGGACGGGCTGGAGCTGACCCGCCGCATCCGCGAACGCTACCCGCGCGAAGCGCTGTCGATCATGGGTGTTTCCGTCCACGCCGAACGCCCGCTTACCGTGGAGTTCATCAAGAACGGCGCCGACGACTTCATCACCAAGCCCTTCCTGCGCGAGGAACTGTACTGCCGCGTGCTCCAGAACGTGGAAACGGTGGAGCGCGCCCGCACCCTGGTGGAACTGAACGACGTCAAGAACCGCTTCCTGGGCATGGCCGCGCACGACCTGCGCAACCCCATCAACGGCATCCGGGGCTTCAGCCGCCTGCTGCTGGACGGGGTGCTGGGGCCGCTGACCGACGACCAGCGCAGCGTGCTGGGCACCATGCACCAGGCCAGCAACGAGATGCTTCAACTGGTCAACGATCTGCTGGACGTCACCGTCATCGAAAGCGGTCGGCTGGACCTGGTGCTGGCACCCGGCGACCTGGCCGTGCTGGCGGCGGAGCGGCTGTCCTTTGCCTCTTTGGCGGCGGGCGCCAAGAATATCCGCATCGACAAACAGTTCACGCACGCCCAGTGCATGTTCGACCCGCGCCGCATGGCACAGGTGTTCGACAACCTGCTGAGCAACGCGGTGAAGTTCACCCCGCCCCAGACGCGCATCAGCGTGGCGGTGCGCGTGGAGGGCACGGAAGCGGTGTTCGAGGTGGCGGACGAAGGCCCCGGCATCCTGCCCGAAGAACGCGAACGCATGTTCCACTCGTTCGAAAAGCTCAGCGCCCGGCCCACGGCGGGCGAGGCCAGCACCGGCCTTGGGCTGACCATCGTCAAGCGCATCGTCACCGCGCATGGCGGTCGGGTATGGGTGGAAAGCGAACCCGGCAACGGCGCCATTTTCCGGGTGGCCGTGCCGCTGCGCGTGGGGGCCATGTCCACGGCGGAACGGGCGCTGGCGGCCCCGTCCGGTGAACGCTGA
- a CDS encoding pseudouridine synthase family protein, producing the protein MNAEAHTGTACIAPEDDGARLDAALARLLPLLDQSDRSNQSDRSNRSDQSDRSPDDAHPPLLPPGAGLRARRRLWLTHAVLLDGRPAQPGTRVRTGQRVALRPLDAMRATMQAAALPAGPQAGPKATQDTLRSGAASTGDAAGNVANAPHVLAEADGLVALYKPGGLHSAAIAGSAAPNVEALLPILLGQPDMVALADRADLTDLDAPADLADPADLSDLTDLADPAAPTDPAAPDASRPLPVADDTTGFPRLLNRLDGPTSGILLAARAPQAAHRFHAAENSGQVTKTYLALVHGVLAQPMTVRRGLDTANRATTRVLPQDTPDALRHTMVTPLGVMQTTDIPDAAPCTPTLAGDAGQGSAPATARTTHAPAPASPPGTPFTLVRCVIRKGARHQIRAHLASLGHPIVGDARYGTPDGTGTTMPQGAPHSARPPAPATLFLHHARIELPGFRAACPPPWLHLLPPELQEAARAAYRLDS; encoded by the coding sequence GTGAACGCTGAGGCGCACACCGGGACGGCATGCATCGCGCCGGAAGACGACGGCGCCCGGCTTGATGCCGCCCTGGCCCGGCTGCTGCCCCTGCTGGACCAATCGGACCGGTCGAACCAATCGGACCGGTCGAACCGGTCGGACCAGTCGGACCGGTCGCCTGACGACGCACATCCCCCCCTTCTCCCGCCCGGCGCGGGCCTGCGCGCCCGCCGCCGCCTGTGGCTGACCCATGCCGTGCTGCTGGACGGACGCCCTGCCCAGCCGGGCACGCGGGTGCGGACGGGACAACGGGTCGCCTTGCGCCCGCTGGACGCGATGCGCGCCACCATGCAGGCGGCTGCGCTGCCTGCCGGACCGCAGGCCGGGCCAAAGGCCACACAGGACACCCTGCGGAGCGGGGCCGCATCCACCGGCGATGCCGCCGGAAATGTCGCCAATGCGCCCCACGTGCTGGCGGAGGCCGACGGGCTGGTGGCCCTGTACAAGCCCGGCGGGCTGCATTCCGCCGCCATAGCGGGCAGCGCCGCCCCCAACGTGGAAGCGCTGCTGCCCATCCTGCTCGGGCAGCCAGACATGGTTGCGTTGGCCGATCGCGCCGATCTCACGGACCTGGACGCTCCCGCTGACTTGGCCGATCCCGCTGACTTGTCCGACCTCACGGACTTGGCCGATCCCGCTGCCCCGACTGACCCTGCCGCCCCCGATGCTTCCCGGCCATTGCCGGTTGCGGACGACACCACGGGCTTTCCGCGCCTGCTCAATCGGCTGGACGGCCCCACCTCCGGCATCCTGCTGGCCGCGCGTGCCCCGCAGGCCGCCCACCGCTTCCACGCAGCCGAGAATTCCGGCCAGGTGACCAAAACCTACCTCGCACTGGTGCACGGCGTGCTGGCCCAGCCCATGACAGTGCGCCGGGGGCTGGACACGGCCAACCGCGCCACCACCCGCGTCCTGCCGCAGGACACCCCCGATGCGTTGCGCCATACCATGGTCACGCCGCTGGGCGTCATGCAGACAACGGACATTCCGGATGCCGCGCCCTGCACGCCCACCCTCGCGGGCGATGCCGGGCAAGGTTCCGCACCTGCGACTGCCCGCACCACGCATGCACCCGCCCCCGCCAGCCCCCCCGGCACGCCCTTTACACTGGTACGCTGCGTCATCCGCAAGGGTGCGCGCCACCAGATCCGCGCCCACCTGGCCTCGCTGGGGCACCCCATCGTGGGCGATGCGCGCTACGGCACCCCGGACGGCACCGGCACCACCATGCCGCAGGGCGCGCCGCACAGTGCACGCCCCCCCGCCCCCGCCACGCTGTTCCTGCACCACGCCCGCATCGAACTGCCGGGCTTTCGCGCGGCATGCCCGCCGCCGTGGCTGCATCTGCTGCCGCCGGAACTGCAAGAGGCGGCACGCGCCGCGTACCGCCTCGATTCCTGA
- the queC gene encoding 7-cyano-7-deazaguanine synthase QueC, whose protein sequence is MHSKETALVVLSGGQDSATCLGWALERFGRVSTIGFHYGQRHTVEMDCRLRLMDEVRRLSAGWNERLADDTTVELALFRELGSTALTHDVAIEMGRNGLPTTFVPGRNLVFLTAAAAHAYRQGIRHIIIGVCETDYSGYPDCRDDTIKAMQVALNLGMETRFVLHTPLMWLTKGATWELARQVGGDAFVEVVLEHTHTCYKGVRATRHPWGYGCGDCPACDLRRHGWADYLRSCSGGGC, encoded by the coding sequence ATGCATAGCAAAGAAACCGCCCTCGTGGTCCTGTCCGGTGGGCAGGATTCCGCAACATGCCTGGGCTGGGCGCTGGAACGCTTTGGCCGGGTGTCCACCATCGGCTTTCATTATGGTCAGCGCCACACCGTGGAAATGGACTGCCGCCTGCGCCTGATGGACGAGGTGCGCCGCCTGTCCGCGGGCTGGAACGAGCGCCTGGCCGACGACACCACCGTGGAACTGGCCCTGTTCCGCGAACTGGGCAGCACCGCGCTGACCCACGACGTGGCCATAGAGATGGGCCGCAACGGGCTGCCCACCACCTTCGTGCCGGGGCGCAACCTGGTGTTCCTGACGGCGGCGGCGGCCCATGCCTACCGGCAGGGCATCCGGCACATCATCATCGGCGTGTGCGAGACCGACTATTCCGGCTACCCCGATTGCCGCGACGACACCATCAAGGCCATGCAGGTGGCCCTTAACCTGGGCATGGAGACGCGCTTCGTGCTGCACACCCCGCTGATGTGGCTGACCAAGGGCGCCACGTGGGAACTGGCCCGACAGGTGGGCGGCGACGCCTTTGTCGAGGTGGTGCTGGAGCATACCCACACCTGCTACAAGGGCGTGCGCGCCACCCGGCACCCGTGGGGCTACGGCTGCGGCGACTGCCCGGCCTGCGACCTGCGCCGCCATGGCTGGGCCGACTACCTGCGCAGTTGTTCCGGCGGCGGGTGCTGA